The following coding sequences lie in one Ctenopharyngodon idella isolate HZGC_01 chromosome 11, HZGC01, whole genome shotgun sequence genomic window:
- the LOC127523051 gene encoding serine/threonine-protein kinase WNK1-like, whose amino-acid sequence MEGSTVQLLRFSLALLIFCVHGHIGSVDGFVRIGGYPVYNEAGLPMQDDVKPQSSYSWYGHEDVSDPISPQRSKNITYSAAQVKGVYSSVSYNPQNGSSGFGPITNVYKPGFDSDARSQVQGSVMSSAGSGSLVPIAVAMESESMSTESLPKPAQLNYQTLGQSSNESGASSSQQLMQTSSQSSGQLVQVRYQSSVQPIVKPLKSRLQVGSKLFSGTRPVQTSSSTFFVKPLQQRHESSQPSDQLGQGSYGSVPLLSGQQLVQSSNDTMVQPNGVQLAQARYQPVALLSLQQSSQASSQNLEQAVSQSVDQSSGLPSAQASHQAVDQSSGLPSAQASHQAVDQSSGLPSAQASHQAVDQSSGLPSAQASYQSLPRPSGPQPGQAIYQSVAQPSRLQSAQASYPSVVQPSGLQLAQASYPSVVQPSGLQSAQASYPSVVQPSGLQSAQASYPSVVQPSGLQSAQASYPSVVQPSGLQSAQASYPSVVQPSGLQSAQASYPSVVQPSGLQSAQASYPSVVQPSGLQSAQASYPSVVQPSGLQSAQASYQSLPRPSGPQPGQALYQSVSQPSRLQSAQASYPSVVQPSGLQSAQASYQSLPRPSGPQPGQALYQSVSQPSRLQSAQASYPSVVQPSGLQLAQASYPSVVQPSGLQSAQASYPSVVQPSGLQSAQASYPSVVQPSGLQSAQASYPSVVQPSGLQSAQASYQSLPRPSGPQPGQALYQSVSQPSRLQSAQASYPSVVQPSGLQSAQASYPSVVQPSGLQSAQASYPSVVQPIDGFVRIGGYPVYNEAGLPMQDDVKPEFL is encoded by the exons ATGGAGGGTTCCACTGTCCAACTCTTAAG gttttcttTGGCACTTCTCATTTTTTGTGTCCATGGACATATTGGAAGTG TTGATGGCTTTGTCAGGATTGGAGGTTATCCTGTATACAATGAGGCTGGTCTTCCCATGCAGGATGATGTGAAACCACAGAGTTCCTATAGCTGGTATGGCCATGAAGATGTATCAGATCCCATCAGTCCTCAAAGATCTAAGAATATCACTTACAGTGCTGCACAAGTTAAGGGTGTGTATAGCAGTGTAAGCTATAATCCTCAAAATGGCTCTTCTGGTTTTGGACCAATAACTAATGTGTATAAGCCTGGTTTTGACTCTGATGCTAGAAGTCAAGTTCAAGGATCTGTAATGTCTTCAGCTGGTAGTGGCAGTCTTGTACCCATTGCAGTGGCCATGGAATCAGAAAGTATGAGCACTGAGTCTCTACCCAAGCCAGCACAGCTCAACTATCAAACTTTAGGGCAGTCTAGTAATGAGTCTGGGGCATCTAGTAGCCAGCAACTAATGCAGACCAGTTCCCAGTCCAGTGGCCAATTAGTGCAAGTCCGCTACCAGTCTTCGGTGCAGCCCATTGTCAAGCCTCTAAAAAGTAGACTTCAAGTTGGTTCCAAGTTATTTTCTGGTACCAGGCCAGTGCAGACATCAAGTTCCACCTTTTTTGTAAAGCCCTTGCAACAAAGACATGAATCTTCACAACCCAGCGATCAGTTAGGACAAGGCAGCTATGGGTCTGTACCATTGCTCAGTGGGCAGCAACTAGTGCAGTCAAGCAATGATACCATGGTTCAGCCTAACGGTGTGCAACTAGCACAGGCAAGATACCAACCTGTGGCCCTGCTCAGCCTCCAACAATCATCTCAAGCCAGCAGCCAGAACTTGGAACAAGCTGTGTCTCAATCTGTGGACCAGTCCAGTGGCTTGCCATCAGCACAAGCCAGCCACCAGGCTGTGGACCAGTCCAGTGGTCTGCCATCAGCACAAGCCAGCCACCAGGCTGTGGACCAGTCCAGTGGTCTGCCATCAGCACAAGCCAGCCACCAGGCTGTGGACCAGTCCAGTGGTCTGCCATCAGCACAAGCCTCTTACCAGTCTCTGCCCAGGCCCAGTGGCCCACAACCAGGACAGGCCATCTACCAGTCTGTGGCCCAGCCCAGCAGGCTGCAGTCAGCACAAGCCAGCTACCCATCTGTGGTCCAGCCCAGTGGCCTGCAGTTAGCACAAGCCAGCTACCCATCTGTGGTCCAGCCCAGTGGCCTGCAATCAGCACAAGCCAGCTACCCATCTGTGGTCCAGCCCAGTGGCCTGCAGTCAGCACAAGCCAGCTACCCATCTGTGGTCCAGCCCAGTGGCCTGCAGTCAGCACAAGCCAGCTACCCATCTGTGGTCCAGCCCAGTGGCCTGCAGTCAGCACAAGCCAGCTACCCATCTGTGGTCCAGCCCAGTGGCCTGCAGTCAGCACAAGCCAGCTACCCATCTGTGGTCCAGCCCAGTGGCCTGCAGTCAGCACAAGCCAGCTACCCATCTGTGGTCCAGCCCAGTGGCCTGCAGTCAGCACAAGCCAGCTACCCATCTGTGGTCCAGCCCAGTGGCCTGCAATCAGCACAAGCCTCTTACCAGTCTCTGCCCAGGCCCAGTGGCCCACAACCAGGACAGGCCCTCTACCAGTCTGTGTCCCAGCCCAGCAGGCTGCAGTCAGCACAAGCCAGCTACCCATCTGTGGTCCAGCCCAGTGGCCTGCAATCAGCACAAGCCTCTTACCAGTCTCTGCCCAGGCCCAGTGGCCCACAACCAGGACAGGCCCTCTACCAGTCTGTGTCCCAGCCCAGCAGGCTGCAGTCAGCACAAGCCAGCTACCCATCTGTGGTCCAGCCCAGTGGCCTGCAGTTAGCACAAGCCAGCTACCCATCTGTGGTCCAGCCCAGTGGCCTGCAATCAGCACAAGCCAGCTACCCATCTGTGGTCCAGCCCAGTGGCCTGCAGTCAGCACAAGCCAGCTACCCATCTGTGGTCCAGCCCAGTGGCCTGCAGTCAGCACAAGCCAGCTACCCATCTGTGGTCCAGCCCAGTGGCCTGCAATCAGCACAAGCCTCTTACCAGTCTCTGCCCAGGCCCAGTGGCCCACAACCAGGACAGGCCCTCTACCAGTCTGTGTCCCAGCCCAGCAGGCTGCAGTCAGCACAAGCCAGCTACCCATCTGTGGTCCAGCCCAGTGGCCTGCAGTCGGCACAAGCCAGCTACCCATCTGTGGTCCAGCCCAGTGGCCTGCAGTCAGCACAAGCCAGCTACCCATCTGTGGTCCAGCCCA tTGATGGCTTTGTCAGGATTGGAGGTTATCCTGTATACAATGAGGCTGGTCTCCCCATGCAGGATGATGTGAAACCAGAGTTCCTATAG
- the LOC127522168 gene encoding uncharacterized protein LOC127522168 → MSRPSGPQPGQALYQSVVQPSGLQSAQASYQSVVQPSGLQSAQASYQSVSRPSGPQPGQALYQSVVQPSGLQSAQASYPSVSQPSRLQSAQASYPSVSQPSRLQSAQASYPSVSQPSRLQSAKASYKPVSWPSGPQPGQALYQSVVQPSGLQSVQASYQSVSRPSGPQPGQALYQSVVQPSGLQSAQASYPSVVQPSGLQSAQASYPSVVQPSGLQSAQASYQPVSRPSGPQPGQALYQSVAQPSRLQSAQASYPSVVQSSGLQSAQASYPSVVQPSGLQSAQARYRSVHQQPGQASYQSLSQSSSQQPAQIRYQSVSQQPGFQVFSAPEQSSYGSHSSLGSQPLEQPSDVPLSSSYESVMQSFKPGFQDPAPPHSQTTQNKRLSLGMLRLLQQVKS, encoded by the coding sequence ATGTCCAGGCCAAGTGGTCCACAACCAGGTCAGGCCCTTTACCAGTCTGTGGTCCAGCCCAGTGGCCTGCAGTCAGCACAAGCCAGCTACCAGTCTGTGGTCCAGCCCAGTGGCCTGCAGTCAGCACAAGCCAGCTACCAGTCTGTGTCCCGGCCCAGTGGCCCACAACCAGGACAGGCCCTTTACCAGTCTGTGGTCCAGCCCAGTGGCCTGCAGTCAGCACAAGCCAGCTACCCATCTGTGTCCCAGCCCAGCAGGCTGCAGTCAGCACAAGCCAGCTACCCATCTGTGTCCCAGCCCAGCAGGCTGCAGTCAGCACAAGCCAGCTACCCATCTGTGTCCCAGCCCAGCAGGCTGCAGTCAGCAAAAGCCAGCTACAAGCCTGTGTCCTGGCCAAGTGGTCCACAACCAGGACAGGCCCTTTACCAGTCTGTTGTCCAGCCCAGTGGCCTGCAGTCAGTACAAGCCAGCTACCAGTCTGTGTCCCGGCCCAGTGGCCCACAACCAGGACAGGCCCTTTACCAGTCTGTGGTCCAGCCCAGTGGCCTGCAGTCAGCACAAGCCAGCTACCCGTCTGTGGTCCAGCCCAGTGGCCTGCAGTCAGCACAAGCCAGCTACCCATCTGTGGTCCAGCCCAGTGGCCTGCAGTCAGCACAAGCCAGCTACCAGCCTGTGTCCCGGCCCAGTGGCCCACAACCAGGACAGGCCCTTTACCAGTCTGTTGCCCAGCCCAGCAGGTTGCAGTCAGCACAAGCCAGTTACCCTTCTGTGGTCCAGTCCAGTGGCCTGCAGTCCGCACAAGCCAGCTACCCATCTGTGGTCCAGCCCAGTGGCCTGCAGTCAGCACAAGCTCGTTACAGGTCTGTTCACCAACAACCAGGACAGGCCAGCTACCAGTCTTTGTCCCAATCCAGTAGCCAGCAGCCAGCACAAATCCGCTACCAATCGGTTTCCCAGCAGCCTGGATTCCAGGTCTTTTCTGCGCCAGAGCAGTCAAGTTATGGGTCTCATTCCAGTCTTGGTTCCCAACCTCTAGAGCAACCCAGTGATGTACCTCTTTCTTCAAGCTATGAGTCTGTGATGCAGTCTTTCAAGCCTGGCTTTCAAGATCCAGCACCTCCACACTCTCAGACTACTCAAAACAAGCGTTTATCTCTAGGCATGTTGAGGTTGTTGCAACAAGTGAAGTCATAG